The proteins below are encoded in one region of Anoplopoma fimbria isolate UVic2021 breed Golden Eagle Sablefish chromosome 19, Afim_UVic_2022, whole genome shotgun sequence:
- the LOC129107902 gene encoding cadherin-related family member 5 — MALIKLKRSLFQAKALVCSLLVLLCLHTATGMSGWGGCLDGQDVFTTIRENSHSGEVVAELVAETTMEGVHWSLDGKDADWFFLDERSIRLNTTADKVLDREAQGPVLMAELSCYEDDALQSVYRIMVEILNENDNLPVFAEDTVQSLNISELTPVNSVVFTVRATDADNDKIIYSIDQASPDAEYFKVELPNSGEVILSKPLDYETKTILTVTIHASVSFEMSTAERFNTSTNITINILDGDDQYPQFMPCHLLFQDETSRICTNPVYTVNVTEGEEDIVLDFSPGPIHAVDGDRGLSSPLSYSILSGDNDGHFLMDRETGEVKLIRGIEDKLTTPELHLQVMAYQVDDPRKYSVAAVLVRVLAVNQFYPEFDMAKYQGFVTAGKSDASLVNTYGSKALMLYVQDQDFIHGLNPMIHFNFSPTSNHTEYYQLTQEGLLIARTNQLKPNQKHVLEVTAIDQETGDATFATVVVEVLSEGQSIPNSPLGDANPISCTLGKALLLSMVFMTVLGCILFVVMWLKKKHKGKRNPLQRGFVAQGKHPNVSLRWFQLASHRSAMPHTVEVPSNNEEHGTCNPSFSFPDNPGANTHQDLPSCRGPVPPRTAAAPDTSFIPSETVLSPVIINDNVSTPIKCSSCSPTLHRATEDVIPTCMAPPREKPGSPTYLDSTEALPITSPSPESTSSPPFTCPDSQTTETTTNDDPADPVTSPSSQCSIPWSHTRIASAEIDKPFRKPRVKTPPYSPLLSSPLTKQPGTPPLTPEHAPLEAKLVDIDSSPLDTPPVPPELTSMTLSTEVDQPSTSLDQIEQSEQPGGAADAGSPSQDRRPSTNSGNPQGSRGAGDVDDAGFLGDEDADKNTEDDDDDDELASDEEELLRVMARCNPIFITFNK, encoded by the exons ATGGCCCTCATTAAACTGAAAAGGAGTTTATTTCAGGCCAAAGCTCTAGTCTGCTCACTGCTGGTCCTCCTGTGTCTGCACACAGCCACAG GAATGTCAGGGTGGGGTGGATGTTTGGATGGTCAGGATGTATTCACAACGATCAGAGAAAACAGCCATTCGGGAGAAGTTGTTGCTGAACTCGTGGCTGAAACCACAATGGAGGGGGTTCACTGGAGCCTGGATGGAAAAGATGCCGATTGGTTCTTCTTGGATGAAAGAAGCATCCGGCTGAACACAACAGCTGACAAGGTCCTCGACCGAGAG gCTCAGGGTCCTGTCCTAATGGCTGAGTTATCATGTTATGAGGACGACGCACTTCAG AGTGTGTACAGGATCATGGTGGAGATTCTCAATGAGAACGACAATTTGCCTGTGTTTGCAGAAGACACGGTCCAGTCTCTTAACATCAGTGAG CTAACTCCAGTGAACTCTGTGGTGTTTACTGTCCGGGCCACAGATGCAGATAATGACAAGATCATTTACTCCATTGACCAGGCATCA CCGGATGCAGAGTACTTCAAGGTTGAACTCCCCAACAGTGGAGAGGTGATCCTGTCCAAGCCTCTAGACTATGAGACCAAAACCATCCTTACTGTCACCATCCATGCATCGGTAAGCTTT GAAATGAGCACTGCAGAGCGCTTCAATACCAgcaccaacatcaccatcaacatcCTGGATGGAGATGACCAGTACCCTCAGTTCATGCCCTGCCACCTGCTATTCCAGGATGAGACCAGTCGCATCTGCACCAACCCGGTGTACACAGTCAATGTCACAGAGGGGGAAGAG GACATTGTGTTGGACTTCTCACCTGGTCCCATTCATGCAGTGGATGGAGACAGAGGACTTAGCTCTCCACTCAGCTATTCCATTCTCTCAG GAGACAACGATGGGCATTTCCTGATGGACAGAGAAACGGGGGAGGTGAAACTGATTCGTGGCATTGAAGACAAACTCACAACTCCAGAGCTGCATCTACAGGTCATG GCATATCAGGTCGACGACCCCAGGAAGTATTCTGTTGCTGCAGTGTTGGTCCGAGTTCTGGCAGTGAACCAGTTTTATCCAGAGTTTGACATGGCTAAATATCAAGGCTTTGTAACTGCTGGAAAGAGCGATGCCTCTCTGGTCAATACTTATGGCAGTAAAGCACTGATGCTATATGTACAAGATCAAGACTTTATCCAT GGCTTAAATCCAATGATCCACTTCAACTTCAGTCCTACATCCAATCACACAGAATACTATCAACTCACGCAGGAGGGTCTTCTGATCGCCAGGACCAATCAACTCAAACCAAACCAGAAACACGTTCTAGAG GTAACTGCTATAGACCAGGAGACGGGAGATGCCACCTTTGCTACTGTAGTGGTGGAGGTGTTATCTGAAGGACAATCAA TCCCTAATAGTCCATTGGGAGATGCGAATCCGATAAGCTGCACTTTGGGCAAAGCGCTGCTTCTGAGCATGGTGTTCATGACTGTACTGGGATGTAtcctgtttgtggtgatgtggctgaagaagaaacacaagGGAAAGCGGAACCCACTGCAAAGAGGCTTTGTGGCTCAAGGCAAACACCCCAATGTG AGCTTACGGTGGTTCCAACTG GCGAGTCACCGTAGCGCCATGCCACACACGGTGGAAGTACCCTCCAACAATGAAGAACATGGAACCTGCAACCCTTCCTTCAGCTTCCCAGACAATCCTGGCGCTAACACCCACCAAGACCTCCCCTCATGCCGAGGACCTGTCCCACCCAGAACAGCTGCTGCACCCGACACCAGCTTCATCCCCAGTGAAACTGTGCTCAGCCCTGTGATCATCAATGATAATGTTTCGACACCAATAAAATGCTCCTCTTGTTCACCCACCTTACACCGAGCCACCGAGGATGTGATCCCCACATGTATGGCTCCACCCAGAGAAAAGCCTGGCTCACCAACATATCTTGACTCTACCGAGGCACTACCTATCACCAGTCCTAGTCCTGAATCCACTAGCTCTCCACCGTTCACCTGTCCGGATtcacaaacaacagaaacaaccaCCAACGATGACCCTGCCGACCCTGTCACCAGCCCCTCCTCCCAATGCAGTATTCCATGGAGTCATACCCGAATTGCTTCAGCAGAAATAGACAAACCTTTCCGCAAACCTCGTGTGAAGACACCCCCGTATTCACCTTTACTGTCCTCACCCCTCACCAAGCAGCCGGGCACCCCCCCACTCACCCCTGAGCATGCACCTTTAGAAGCCAAGCTTGTAGACATAGATTCATCTCCCCTTGATACACCTCCTGTACCACCAGAGCTAACATCCATGACTCTAAGCACAGAGGTAGACCAACCTTCCACATCACTGGACCAGATAGAGCAATCAGAACAACCCGGTGGGGCTGCAGACGCCGGCAGTCCGTCTCAGGACAGGAGGCCCTCGACAAACTCTGGAAACCCGCAGGGCAGCCGTGGGGCAGGAGATGTCGATGACGCTGGTTTTCTGGGAGACGAAGATGCAGACAAGAACactgaggatgatgatgatgatgatgagttaGCGTCAGACGAAGAAGAGCTGCTGAGAGTGATGGCTCGTTGTAATCccatttttatcacatttaataAGTGA